One genomic segment of Rivularia sp. PCC 7116 includes these proteins:
- a CDS encoding diacylglycerol/polyprenol kinase family protein: MNPFIQNLIVTALTFIYVFGLVALLNFCVTRFNLPQDISRKITHIGAGSIIGFLAFYNDSHWSKYLNVTIFIVWIILLIQKGLFASDDDEAVKTMTRTGDKSELLKGPLYFVIVAAICGSLFYKTFPGIVAIAILGWGDGIAPIIGYRYGKLKYELLSSKSVEGSLSMFVAAFAASVFFVWLIIPNELDIIRILLLSGIATLVEACSPKEIDNLLIPSLVILAAVTIV; this comes from the coding sequence ATGAATCCTTTTATTCAAAATCTAATCGTAACGGCACTGACATTTATTTATGTTTTTGGACTAGTTGCACTATTAAACTTTTGTGTAACTAGGTTTAATTTACCCCAAGATATTAGCCGTAAAATTACTCATATTGGAGCGGGTTCTATAATTGGCTTTTTAGCATTTTATAATGATTCTCATTGGTCAAAATATCTGAATGTCACTATCTTTATCGTTTGGATAATACTTTTAATTCAGAAAGGTTTATTCGCAAGCGATGACGATGAAGCTGTTAAAACAATGACTCGTACAGGAGATAAAAGCGAACTTCTAAAGGGACCTTTATATTTTGTAATTGTAGCTGCAATTTGTGGTAGCTTGTTTTACAAAACATTCCCCGGAATCGTGGCGATCGCCATTCTCGGTTGGGGAGATGGAATTGCCCCGATAATTGGTTATCGTTACGGTAAATTAAAGTATGAATTACTTAGTAGCAAAAGTGTAGAAGGAAGTTTATCGATGTTCGTTGCTGCTTTTGCTGCGAGCGTATTTTTTGTATGGTTGATTATACCAAACGAACTAGATATTATACGAATTTTATTATTATCTGGTATTGCAACACTAGTAGAAGCCTGTAGCCCAAAAGAAATTGATAATCTTTTAATTCCAAGTCTAGTTATTTTAGCTGCTGTCACTATTGTTTAA
- a CDS encoding DUF2358 domain-containing protein, with the protein MQLEYKSQIEENIKIIKHDLPTLFEKDISYDIYTADILFKDPISKFKWKFNYRIIFWTLRFHAGLFFTDIHFDLHDVYQSDENTIFAKWTVRGTLRLPWKAKIFFNGHSNYKLNQDGLIYEHVDSWDRKPSEILRQFFPKQGDE; encoded by the coding sequence ATGCAATTAGAATATAAATCACAGATAGAAGAAAATATAAAAATTATCAAGCATGATTTACCGACTTTGTTTGAAAAAGATATTTCCTATGATATTTATACAGCAGATATTTTATTTAAAGACCCAATAAGTAAATTTAAATGGAAATTTAATTATAGAATTATTTTTTGGACTTTAAGATTTCATGCTGGCTTATTTTTTACCGATATCCACTTTGATTTACATGATGTATATCAATCAGATGAAAATACTATTTTTGCGAAGTGGACTGTACGCGGTACTTTAAGGCTTCCTTGGAAAGCAAAAATATTTTTCAACGGTCACTCAAATTATAAATTAAATCAAGATGGCTTAATATACGAACATGTTGATAGTTGGGATAGAAAACCCAGCGAAATTTTACGTCAATTTTTTCCTAAGCAAGGAGATGAATAA